A genome region from Anastrepha obliqua isolate idAnaObli1 chromosome 4, idAnaObli1_1.0, whole genome shotgun sequence includes the following:
- the LOC129243889 gene encoding integrator complex subunit 1 isoform X2, with protein sequence MLLCLEDDSGDGSSNIESIGFGIDTDSPFLICNRFADIENTVEKIVIDAIKEQLNKRQQTDWYTRNFLKFLCSTAGLIEVRYLCITRLELWIHNGKLVKYAQQLLHYICYNIKENNFKDQEVLAILVKIRLKTKPSLNFFLLCIKEMISQQPNVLRLILKLVVQNELSNTRNPNNMGMLATMFQTSPEQSSQNLAEIYKEFLLQREDCLRTLRVFLRELVRVLRYDMNIVKFCKEFMNERIGLMEQVERSEFKERIFHSMVDIICLCMLLSVSPQIREACIVLRSNKEMKNNPLLLNFFSQMSQIQLEAVSWMYETVPNLFKIQSLEYSQALHKILLLDNPEQYSRCDQWPSEPERGALLRIASETPVLEDTLLRIILIGITKDIPLTIPETIDVIMMVIKRASTMRIPNYPAVQANKYDVIDFLFNMVEYHYPENINLPLGYAPPKLAITVLYWKAWIIMLMISAHNPSTFGAFCWKHYPTMKVLIEMCITNQFTEPHIGKEELQLVSLEREQILQLESYLAAQTSQAIITEDNAILISQLMLMDPMGQVRKIPNSVLEQVKGLNKSLKLGYLLCRCRRPDLLLDIIQRQGTTKSMPWLSDLVQSSEGDFSHLPVQCLCEFLLFNANIINEENTRDVELVAYLRNLVMEENTQKKTVCEVLDYIFRRLSSTVKQSRIAAISGLKIIFKDNTDQNDWLLKSIPQIQCFREALSFMIPQLRSACQVENTPALVMSYIQFVAAHTINDGVIDMLDHVIDMAQLIVERSTMFQHIIPLTGDLLLGYSNDNLAECRFQTLKCLFVMFNNYIIRLREHREPYEWTEYPDLLMVQFEDGAQLPLHLNIIHAFIILLTQSSSQMPESLPILDYWFPPGRRPPSGFLPNISHEAVQLLPDWLKLKMIRSSVDRLIEAALLDLTPDQIVLFVQNFGTPVISMSKLLALLDHAVNEELELVKNAILNKAYLAQLIEIQQKRGAKNGHFTVKALELYSHSQTVPDHPKQADAVLNPLNLQKNFQTIILTTCYYRGSKDIEDVIGNTLKTSNYYYKSTNRFRRLIHYLLDREFLFTKNRKEVMISHLKRGWLCLLRIIDRYKHSIPQQTTSQIKHICTLLRVLLKQKFLSADDFKHISDKLYECESLWKTHMNSRRNINMYFKSLFNIVKKREMQMFPTISESYEKAEHKQILSGTQKLFGIKSEKVLKNTTVEDLCHCGLIVDRLCEIDPEFILLRKQNQIGRLFMKSCSDSRFHILSLICHQTSWDALLINLKLLMQEVQPGIDCSTALNFIEALISNPKLWQGRDKSVTETNFPELMFLFNESQLSALIGFILNEADANSKTMLETYDYKICSRINLLFRVTSKIHKDISKFIEYVLRKSCPHLLKLKIIHQMYLLHPSIRFMTTNLKEHVTKISTLRGCKADKVSNYLITCLGNLFLRKDFETLSSDIEMLIRKFAASHPILFLRQLGVLSSLIQGRAQLSVRLLRDEYHFHRFIQILRALQLLQPMLFDDSYKIEFQAALECYFSFFKHHSFIKESYHILIKFVELLQAYINSNPSSALLYIEKYVGILMELSVKFNSITSLQQLVQGIALLQQKGIPINELNDDENKQDFELEEQGSSNAFALTDVDISEANPINHLEPNIKGGVPFAISTPFTKSLTMSQHFTDLITIIKNSSTEEAILGPLQEIESLTSKRFSFLNEIFDRLLELIFSPSAQIRSNAFILLVRHLKHNPGRSDINRCTLNAYIQCLRDDNSSVATTAVDNLVEMTLLLQEHTVEILSVAFTLGVKSQLNTSTQIKRVLQTLMLQHGY encoded by the exons ATGCTATTATGTCTAGAAGATGATTCTGGAGACGGGAGCTCAAATATAGAATCTATTGGTTTTGGAATTGATACTGATTcaccttttttaatttgcaatcgTTTTGCCGACATTGAAAATActgttgaaaaaattgttatcgATGCAATAAAGGAACAGTTGAATAAGAGACAACAAACTGACTGGTATACgcgaaactttttaaaattcttatgTTCAACAGCTGGTCTAATTGAGGTTCGTTATCTTTGCATAACACGTCTAGAGTTATGGATTCACAACGGTAAACTCGTAAAATATGCCCAACAACTATTACATTACATATGttataatataaaagaaaataactttaaagatcAAGAAGTTTTGGCAATACTTGTAAAAATTCGATTGAAAACGAAGCcttcgctaaatttttttttgctctgtaTTAAAGAGATGATATCCCAGCAGCCTAATGTTCTCAGGCTAATACTAAAACTTGTGGTTCAAAATGAACTTTCAAACACGAGGAACCCAAACAATATGGGAATGCTTG CTACAATGTTTCAAACATCTCCAGAACAATCATCTCAAAATCTTGCAGAAATCTACAAAGAATTTTTACTACAACGAGAAGACTGTTTACGTACATTAAGAGTATTTTTACGTGAATTGGTCCGTGTGCTTCGTTATGATATGAATATTGTGAAATTCTGCAAAGAGTTTATGAACGAACGAATTGGTTTGATGGAACAAGTTGAACGCTCAGAATTTAAAGAAAGAATTTTCCATTCAATGGTTGACATAATATGCCTTTGCATGCTATTATCTGTTTCACCGCAAATTCGTGAAGCGTGTATTGTATTGCGTTCCAAcaaggaaatgaaaaataatccattattattgaattttttttcacaaatgtctCAAATTCAATTGGAAGCCGTATCTTGGATGTACGAGACAGTTCCGaatctttttaaaatacaaaGTTTAGAATACAGTCAAGCTCTACACAAGATTTTACTTTTAGACAACCCTGAGCAATATTCGAGATGCGATCAATGGCCTTCGGAGCCAGAGCGGGGAGCACTGTTGAGGATTGCTTCTGAAACTCCAGTTCTAGAAGATACTCTTCTACGAATTATACTTATCGGTATTACTAAAGATATACCTTTAACGATACCAGAAACTATAGATGTGATAATGATGGTCATTAAAAGGGCGTCAACAATGAGAATCCCCAACTATCCAGCAGTACAAGCCAACAAATATGATGTTATAGACTTCCTATTTAATATGGTGGAATATCATTATccggaaaatataaatttacccTTGGGTTACGCTCCCCCAAAGCTTGCTATCACAGTTTTATATTGGAAAGCATGGATTATAATGCTAATGATTTCCGCTCACAACCCGTCCACATTCGGAGCGTTTTGCTGGAAACATTACCCCACTATGAAGGTTTTGATCGAAATGTGCATTACCAACCAATTTACCGAACCGCATATCGGAAAGGAGGAACTACAG CTGGTTTCTCTGGAAAGAGAACAAATTCTTCAGTTGGAGTCATATTTGGCAGCACAAACTTCCCAAGCGATTATAACTGAGGATAATGCAATACTTATTTCGCAGTTAATGCTTATGGATCCAATGGGGCAAGTTAGAAAAATCCCTAATAGCGTTTTAGAGCAAGTGAAGGGACTAAACAAATCTTTGAAATTGGGATATCTCTTGTGTCGCTGCCGTCGACCGGATTTACTACTTGATATAATTCAGCGTCAAGGTACAACTAAGTCGATGCCTTGGCTTTCAGATCTGGTGCAGAGTAGCGAAGGAGATTTCAGCCACCTTCCAGTACAATGCTTATGcgagtttcttttatttaacgCTAACATAATTAATGAGGAAAACACCCGTGACGTAGAATTAGTCGCTTACCTAAGAAACCTAGTGATGGAAGAGAACACTCAAAAGAAAACAGTTTGTGAGGTCTTGGACTACATATTTCGCAGATTGTCATCAACAGTAAAGCAATCGCGTATCGCTGCCATATCCggtcttaaaattattttcaaagatAACACTGATCAAAATGATTGGTTATTAAAATCAATTCCACAAATTCAGTGTTTTAGAGAAGCTTTATCATTTATGATACCTCAGCTAAGGTCGGCATGCCAAGTTGAAAATACACCAGCTTTGGTAATGTCTTATATTCAGTTTGTAGCTGCGCATACTATTAACGATGGCGTCATCGATATGCTAGACCATGTTATTGACATGGCACAGTTGATTGTAGAGCGGAGTACTATGTTTCAGCATATCATACCTCTAACTGGCGATTTATTATTAGGATATAGTAATGATAATCTCGCCGAATGTCGTTTTCAAACGTTGAAGTGTCTCTTTGTTATGTTCAATAACTACATAATAAGACTAAGAGAACACCGGGAACCCTATGAATGGACGGAATATCCTGACTTACTTATGGTCCAGTTTGAAGATGGAGCCCAACTGCCTCTTCATTTAAACATAATACATGCCTTTATAATCTTACTGACACAGTCAAGTAGCCAAATGCCTGAGTCGCTCCCAATTCTTGACTATTGGTTCCCTCCAGGACGAAGACCCCCGTCTGGCTTTTTACCAAATATTTCTCACGAGGCAGTTCAACTATTACCTGACtggctaaaattaaaaatgattcGTTCCTCAGTTGATCGGCTAATTGAAGCTGCGTTGTTAGATCTTACTCCCGACCAGATTGTTttgtttgtacaaaattttggaaCACCAGTGATTTCAATGTCAAAACTGTTGGCCTTATTAGATCATGCTGTGAATGAAGAACTCGAACTAGTTAAAAATGCAATACTCAACAAAGCGTATTTAGCACAACTTATTGAAATTCAACAAAAACGAGGGGCCAAAAATGGGCATTTTACTGTTAAAGCTCTTGAGTTATATTCTCATTCCCAAACAGTGCCAGATCATCCAAAACAAGCCGATGCGGTCTTGAACCCACTAAACTTGCAGAAAAACTTTCAAACAATAATTCTTACTACGTGCTACTATCGCGGGAGTAAAGACATTGAAGATGTAATTGGTAATACGCTAAAGACTTCGAATTACTATTACAAAAGCACCAACCGTTTTCGAAGGTTAATTCATTATTTGCTTGATAGAGAatttttgtttacgaaaaaccgTAAGGAAGTTATGATAAGTCATTTGAAAAGGGGATGGTTATGCCTTTTGAGAATAATAGACCGGTACAAACATTCAATACCCCAGCAGACAACATCGCAGATAAAGCATATTTGTACACTTTTAAGGGTACTactaaaacaaaagtttttatcTGCGGATGATTTCAAGCATATATCAGATAAACTTTATGAATGTGAGTCTTTATGGAAAACACATATGAATTCTAGACGAAATATTAACATGTACTTCAAAAGTTTATTCAATATCGTTAAGAAAAGGGAGATGCAAATGTTTCCTACAATTTCCGAATCTTATGAAAAAGCCGAGCACAAACAAATACTATCTGGTACTCAGAAGTTGTTTGGTATTAAAAGtgagaaggtattaaaaaatacaacagTTGAAGATTTATGTCATTGTGGATTAATTGTCGATAGGTTATGCGAAATAGATCCAGAATTCATACTCTTAAGAAAACAGAACCAAATAGGCAGATTATTCATGAAAAGTTGCTCCGACTCTCGTTTCCATATACTTTCCTTGATATGCCATCAAACAAGTTGGGACGCCTTGttgatcaatttgaaattgttGATGCAAGAAGTGCAACCAGGTATTGATTGTAGTACAGCCCTTAATTTTATTGAAGCGCTTATAAGTAATCCAAAGCTTTGGCAAGGACGAGACAAAAGCGTAACAGAAACTAATTTCCCAGaactaatgtttttatttaacgaGTCCCAGTTGAGTGCtttaattggttttattttgaatgaagCTGATGCGAACTCCAAGACTATGTTGGAAACTTATGATTACAAAATTTGTTCGCGCATCAATCTTCTATTCAGAGTTACCAGTAAAATACATAAGGATATTTCCAAGTTTATTGAATATGTACTTAGGAAATCATGTCCCCATTTattgaaactaaaaattataCACCAAATGTACCTTTTACATCCTTCCATTCGATTTATGACAACTAATTTAAAAGAACATGTTACGAAAATATCTACTTTAAGGGGTTGTAAAGCTGATAAGGTTTCAAATTACTTAATTACTTGCTTGGGGAATCTTTTTCTTAGAAAAGATTTCGAAACTCTATCTAGTGATATTGAAATGCTAATAAGAAAATTTGCGGCATCACATCCTATCCTATTTTTGCGCCAATTAGGTGTTTTATCATCTTTAATACAAGGTAGGGCGCAGTTAAGCGTGCGTCTTTTACGTGATGAATACCATTTTCACCGGTTTATACAAATACTTCGTGCGCTTCAACTGCTACAACCTATGTTATTCGACGATAGTTACAAAATTGAATTTCAAGCAGCTTTAGagtgttatttctcatttttcaaACATCATAGCTTTATTAAAGAGTCATATCATATATTGATAAAGTTCGTCGAACTATTACAAGCCTATATAAATTCCAATCCTTCAAGCGCGCTCCTTTATATCGAAAAATATGTTGGAATTTTAATGGAACTGTCCGTAAAATTTAATTCCATTACATCGTTGCAACAACTGGTACAAGGCATAGCTCTTCTTCAGCAAAAAGGTATCccaataaatgaattaaacgATGACGAAAATAAGCAAGATTTTGAATTAGAAGAGCAGGGAAGTAGTAACGCTTTTGCTCTAACGGATGTTGATATATCTGAGGCGAATCCCATAAATCATTTGGAACCTAATATCAAAGGAGGAGTCCCATTTGCTATTTCTACACCGTTTACAAAATCACTTACAATGTCGCAACATTTTACAGATcttataacaataataaaaaattcaagtacAGAAGAAGCTATCTTGGGGCCTCTGCAAGAAATAGAAAGTCTAACTTCGAAGCGATTctcatttttgaatgaaatttttgatcGGTTACTAGAGTTGATATTTTCTCCTAGTGCGCAGATACGCTCCAATGCATTCATTTTATTGGTTCGTCATTTGAAACATAATCCAGGTCGCTCTGACATAAATCGATGCACCCTTAATGCATACATTCAATGCTTGAGAGACGACAACTCGTCTGTTGCCACTACTGCTGTAGACAACTTAGTTGAAATGACTCTGCTTTTGCAAGAGCATACCGTAGAAATACTTTCAGTAGCCTTTACTCTTGGGGTTAAGTCACAATTAAACACAAGTACTCAAATCAAAAGAGTTTTACAAACGCTAATGTTACAGCATGGATATTAA